The genomic DNA acagggtgTCCAGAGGAAACTCCCTAGGGTTTCTTTTCAAAACCGAAAATCCGGCACCTCCCGTGAGGCTCGAGGTGCGGCAAGGCCACGTTCTGTCTCGGACGCCTTTCTACGGCTGCTGTCTACGTGGCATCGCAAAGCTTCAGACAAGGCCAGCcttcccgttctcgccgccttttCGGCTTCTTTGCGAGGCACTTAccgaggcgcagaggcgtgTGGAAGGAACTGCCTTGTCGGCCACGCAAACCCACTCCTTGGttttcttgtccttctctcttccaaaTCCGACCGGACAGATAAACTGCACATTCGCGTACTCGAGGCGCTCACAGAAGCCAGCCTGGACAGCGGGAAGGGGCGCGCCCACGaccagcggagacgcgctgtctccttttcgggAGCCCAGGTGTGGGGCGACAATCTCCCTGGCGCTCTGGGGAGGCAACTCGCGTTCTGGCAGCCGGTACCCAGTCGGGCAGGTCCAGCCCGGGGTCTCTTTCAGCGTCAAGACGCACTTGCCAGTCGCTGCCTGGAGCTCCGACCCCTCGCTGCAGAGGGCGACGCTCGGCGCGAATTCTTTGCGCATACATCGCGCGTCGCCAAAGGCCGCCGACGAAGGCCCTGCTGAgtgcggaggagacgaaggcggcgagccgTCGGCGCAGACGAGAGTGACGGGTTCGACGTCCACCTGGGGACAAGCACAGACACAAGGATGCGGCGGAGAGGGGGCGGCTGCTTGACTTGGGATTCGCGTGTCGGGGGGTGTCCAGGGAGCacgcaggagaagagaggaaaagagagggagaaagagagagatgaagacaGCAACTGCCCGACGGCGCAgaccgaggcagagacgaacgagccagaagacgcgacacaGGCAAGAGGCATGCAGAacgcggcagaaggcgagagaacgcggcagaaggcgagagaaggcgagagaaggcgagaggtgGTGGCGAGACGGCAGTGAGACACAAACGCACAGGGCgtttggagagaagagacgcgctcAAAAGGAGCGTTTTTGACCTGGACAGACGTGTGAAGCGaggcgcacacacacgcgtcaggaagtgagagagagcagaTCAGCAGACGAGCGGGAACTGTGGCGAATCACTCGAGTGTGTGCCATTCCCGCCACATATGCAAGTGTCTCGATCTGCAGGCCCTTGTAACACGCgtggggaaaacgaaaggaacgcgagacgaaCCGTCAGAGGGCGTGGGGTCGAGACCGTTGTGTGTTCCAAACCGGGGATTCACCTACTTGTTCACAGCGAGGTGTGAAAAAAAGATCATCGACAACCTGACCAGAGGGGCATCTGAGAATCGGCTTCTTCGTGCGGACTTCGACACActcctccctcgcccccagcccttcctttccccgcCCTCGAGGTGCCGAGCCATTCTGCGAGCATTCTCCCGGCAGGACGGTCGGCGCGACGACGATGTGCTCTCTGCAGACGAGGCCAGACTCGGTCGCCTTAGTGAACGCGGACGAAAAGGGCGCGTGTCCTGCGCGTTCGCGGAGAGCCTCCCCTTGAGGCGAGACCCACGCCGCCTTTTGTGGCGATTCGAACAAAGACGACAGCTGCCGAGACGGGGGCGGAGAGCGGTGAAGCGGCAGGGGGGCCTGAGGCGTGTGTGCTTCCGCCGTCTTGGAAACCGAACTGGACGACGTCGAGGTCCCGGACGGCGAGCGACCGTCTCGGGAATGCGACACGAAACTTCCGGAGCCTTTGAGAGGCTGCGAACGTTTCCACCGGTCTGAGGACGAAAGTTGGAACGGGGAGTCGAGAAGAGTGGGGGGCCATTTCCGCTCCTGTCGCTTCGTCTGAGACTCGTGAGGCTCCGAGTTCTGACCAgcgccctcgtcgctcgcctccagGCGTCTCGCTTCACGACCCGCGTCGCTGTCCCCCACTTGCCCGCCTCGGCGCGGGCCTGGGGCGCCAATGGGGGACGAGAGGGCCCGTTTCCTTCCGGTCTCAGGCGAgaccttcgcctcgccccgctGCTCCAGAGTCTCGCCTTCGACAgccgagggaggcgcgctGTCCGGGGACGCCAGCGCTTCCCCGACctcgtctcgcttcgcccgtttgtccctctgctctctctcttttcgctcgtcttcgGTCCCCGAACTCCCCGAGCCACGCCCCAGGCCCCCGAGCGGCCGCCGAAGGTTCAGCATCTTCAGGCGCGAGGGAAACGCTGAATTTTGTTCCCCTTCATCAAACGAAGACGCAGTCGACGGAGAGGAACCAGGAAAAGCATCAGAGAACAGGTCTTCGGCGGCAAGAGTGTCTGGGGAGGCAAAGTGCTGCTTACGGGCTGGCCCTTTTCCGGAgtcggaggaaggcgaggaacggGTTTCCTCGAAGACAGGCGACGGAGTATCGAGATCCTCTGCCGAAAGGGCCGAAGGAAAGCCGTGGATGTTAtcagggagacgcgacggcgaagcgtgTGCGGCCGCCGTGCCTCGGTGCTCTTCGAGGGCAAACAGGGATACTAACTCTCCATTTTCGCAGCCCAGTTCTGGCGGGCGCACCTCAACAGTTGCGCACTCCTTGGCTTGGCCCTGGACCGTCCGGGCTTTGCCTTCCGTCTCGAAGTTCCCCATTCCCGGGGCGCGTCGCTCCGAAAACGCGGCCTGCTGCATCGCTCGGAAGCCAGTGTCCCAGACACGTCCCCTTGTGAAGGCACCTGCAGCTTTCCAAGGGTCGGagtcttcttcttgttcggCTCGctcgccgtttttctccggccACCAGCTTTGCGCTCCTCCATCCTTGCTTTCCGGCTGCAGAGTCTGGAGGTCCTCGTCCGTGTCTCCGGGACACAGGTAGGTGGGTTCTTCCTCGAGCGTGCactttcccgtttccttgATGAATTTCCAGCCTTCTCGACAGATCGGAGTCGCCGCGTTGGCCTGGACGCGACGGCACATGTCGTCCCACCGGCTGTAGACGAATCCGGCGGGGCAGGCGGGTGTCGGGTCGGAGAGGGTTTCCCGGACGCATGCCTCGTCGACCAGCCGGGAGTCGCCGTCTGGGCACACCAGAACGGGAGGCGGTTTCCGCTTGGAAATGCACTCCAAAATACCCGTCGCTGGGTCTGGCGAGAGCTCCCAGTCTTCTTCGCAGACGGGAACGGGATCGACGAGCAGTCGCCGCTCGCACTGAAGGGGAACCTGCGTAGGCGAGACATCCGGAACCAAAATCTGTCCCCAGGCGGAAACAAAGCGCGAAtcgacagaaagaagacggacgaaaaagagacgagaaagtgACGGGGAAATGTGCACTCAGGTACGGTCCGAGACCGCGCTCGTCCTGTCTGCGGAACGGACGGTAAATTGCACATGCGCAGGATGGACTGACAAGCAATGGGAAACCGTTCTAACCTGCTCGGCGTTGAGTTCGAAGCCGGGTGGACAAGACACTGCCGGGTCCTCGGCACCGTGGGAAACACAGAGGGCGAGAGTGGCGTCGAAAACGCCTTCTTTGCACGTTAAAAGCGGTTCCGTTTCGGTCAGTTTAATGCACTCCGACTCGGATCCGTGTTGGAACAACTGGAAAGCGTGCGTAGGGCAGAACGGAACTGCCTGGATCAAGTCCCGGCGCAGGCAGCCTTTCTCGTAGGGTTGGTAGCCTGACAAAGCAAGGGGACAGGGAGGGGGAGCCTTCGCTTCACAACAAACAAAGCTCGTTTGCGGCACTCTGTGCACCTTTCGAGGACCGAGAGCGGGGAAACACTGCGCTGCGCGACACAAACCTTCGCCCAGAGCAGACAAAAAGACGCCAGAAAAAACAGCCGTGTCCAGGTCACTGAAAAGACGGACTGCCCACGCAATTCTTCACCGCATTCTCAGGTAgcatttgtgtgtgtgtgtatatatatatatatatatatatgcgcacaTGCATGGATGCATACGCACGTATTCACATACATCAGTGTATTTTTGATACATGTGATCTACGTGGTAGATGCATGATCATGGTACACGCGTAATACggcgttgcatgcatggaCTGGGATGGATGTGTTGCTTCCACAAGTGAAATCCTCTTTAATAACACGTCGTTATCCCGGCAGCGTCGTTGTCTCCTGcagtcgcctttcctcgatAATTAACCAAAATCGTTTTGAGGGTTTGTCCGTGAGTTGGAGAGTGACGCTTTCACTCACCGGCAGGACAGGTTCTCTCTGCGGGGACTTTGTCGACAGAAATGCAGTTGCCGTCTTCATTCATATAGGATCCATACGGACAGGAAGGCTGAAGACAAAAACAGTCCCGCGAAACTACTGCCGATCAGAAGAACCTCCAACGGTATGGCGACGTCGTGGAAAAAACACCTAGATACATGCaagcgcatatatatatatatatatatatatatatattgatataaAAGCATTAGCCTATATGTGTGTCTCATGGGCACGCTTCTTCCCAGCTTCCCCACACAAACACAACCATAAACTTTGACCAGTCATGacgcgcatatatatatatatatatatatatatatatatatatatttatacatatatcgaTGAACGCGTTTCTATCGccgcagatatatatatatatatatatgtctatagATAtaaagatagatagacaggTGTACGTGTATGTGTGTCGAGTGTGCTTGACGTCAAAAGGGTACCATGGGGGGCCGAATAACTTTTTTCTGGCACTTGTTGAAGACAAGGTCGTAGTCTGGCGGGCACTGGAAGCTCATTTTTCCGAATATAGGGTCCGGGAAGGCGATTTGTTTCGCGACTTCGAGGACCGGTGTCTGCATGAGCACACTGTCGATCTGTTTCTTTTTGGTTTTTCCGGCACTGCTGGTGTCTTCTCcagaggacgcagaagacggccCCGCTGATGCGAAGAGCACTCCGGGAAGGAACGAAAGGCAAGGGCCGGACTTTTTCGAGTTCGACAAACGAGCGGAGAGGTTCGAGGGACGCGTTGATGGGTTTGGGAGGGATTCCAGGGAAGGCAGCGAGTGGTGCCCGCAGTTGCGGCTGTTCGGTAGaccgggagagacggaatTCGGAAACGGTCGAACCCGTGCCCCTGCAGACGGTTCTCGCGCCTTCAGAGGCACCCACTCATGACCACtggaacgaggaaacggatCCATTGGCATTGCAACTTGCTTAttcaggaaaaggaaagacaaagaaagTAAAAGAAGCAGACAGAGAGTTCCGAGTGGCGCGCTAGCCAAACTTTGAGGAGCCGCACCGTTTATCAGTTTCAACCTCTCGCTTTTGtgtggagaaggaggagacgacACATGAGAAGAACTACTGTGCGGCAGCGCGTGGAAGGTTGACACTTCGCTTTTCGCGCTTTGCGTGTTGACGTTTTCACGAGTTCCTAGGTTCGCCTTCCCGGAAAAAGGACTCGGCACCACCATCGGCTGTTTCCTGGAAGGACAGGAGGGGGACGAGTCGAAGGCGTTCGACTCCTGCGCCATGGTCTCTTCAGTTGCTCCTTTATCAGCTGCCTGAAACGATCCGCAGCGAGTTGAGAGActcgcgaggcagagacaactTGTGCTTTAGAGGCACTTTTGCGGAGAGTCACAGGCGACGGCGGTAAAGAAACACAACAAGTGGGCACTTTGCAACTCGCAATTTCTGCCCGGCCTGACGTGACAGTGGAAACCTGTTCTCACACGGTCCTTCGCGGACGCGCTTGCTCAATTCATGCCAAAAACACTCTCGACCTGTACAAACGCATACATTTACTCGCGCGCATACCTAACCGAAACCTTACAATGTACAAGAATACACATATGTAGATCCATTTAGCTGCGGTAAAATCCGGGAGCCTGAGTTCGTCGACTTCCCACAGAAAGACGATTTGATTGAGGAAACGATTGCGTCTCAGGAGTCTCATGAAGTGGCGGATCGCAAATGCGTCGTTTTGCGTTGTTGGAAAAACTTTGGAACCGGATTCACGCAGGTACCAGCATCTATTTACCAGCGTTGAGAGTGATCCATGTGTAAAACTATTCGTGTATACACATACGGATGCAGACGCATGAGGTAAATGGAAATACACAAATATCTGCCTACAGGGAcagcgccttcttttccgcacAGCAGCTCTTCACCAGTCGAGTTTCGTTTTCGGATGGGTTACGACTGAACGATTGCTCGGAGAGTGGAAGTTGAGCATGGCCATGTGGAGATCGGTCGCACGTTACTGCGCCGTAACCCCGTCAATTCCTTTGAGTTTCACACTTGGGAGCCCACACTGCTCCCGAAACGTGTGGAGCGAGCAAAGTAGGAAAAGACGTCAATGGTCCTCAGAAACGAATACCTCATCCGAGGAAAACAGCAATGAGGCagcgggaaaacagaaaaaaacacggaaaacCCAACGACAAAAACGAGTAGACTACCCCATCTCGCAAACTCacgcggcgcagagaagcaCCGGCAAAACTTCGCCAACTATGTTACCTGGTTaaggaaagagcgacaaaAACGGGTGCTAGAGGCCGCGGTTTTATACTCAAACTGAAAGGCACCAAGTGACCCGACAGAAATTCAGGTAAGGATGCATCCTGCTCACGACAATCCCGTTCATGAGAAGCCGACAAGACTCTGTTTCGAGCGAAGAAATATCAAGGGGCTCCCGCGGCTTGGAACCGGGATTTTTCGTGGATTCCTTCCTTCGTGCAGTCTGCGGAAGACGAACACGCGCCGCGTTTACCAAAACGGCAACTTCGTTCAAGATGTACGAACTTCTAGCTGCCTCGCATGAGCGGAATGTAGGCGGGAATCTCCACACGTTGTCGGTAGTTTTCCATAATTCGGTGGATGTGCAAACAAACAATGACAGAAGGTGCCAGAGAGACAATGGCAGCTTTCGGGTGGCCCCTGGTAAACAATCCCAAGCCTGTTCGCCGACAAACGTTTCTCTTTGTGTGAAACACGGTCGTGTGCAGTTGCTCACGTAAGCGAATCTCGGATTCGGCCCTGAAGCGAAAAGGAGTATTTATTGCACATAGAAAATGAATCGACATGAACGTTTGTAGATTCCTTGAATGACTGCTAGCGTTTGCGAGGGGGGAAACACGAAAGGAAACTCAGCCACGGTGTATTCCCTAGAACAAGACACTAGGCATaaacgaggaaaaagcaCTCGACATTCGCGTACAGAAGAGTCAAAAAACGGCGCGCCTCCCACGTgctttgcgtcttttttgATAAGCGTCCTCTCAAAAATTCAAGTGAACTCAAGCGTGAGACCGCCTGGAGTTCAGCCGCAACGAAACCACGAGGGCTGCTGGAGGGCCGTGTTGCCCAGAGAGTTTGAAGTGTTGTCGCACCTTTCTCAAGAGGACATGTTGACACGCACTTGGCAATGGGGCTACCGAAAACAAGTATGCTACAGAAGGTGGGCTGCAGcgcatacatatacaaaCGATTTCCAGATGTATCGATATCCGCCATGTATGTGTGGAGATTCCTCAGTCTCAGTATTTCCATAGCGGCGTTAGAAGGTATGCCGACATCCTCCGTCGGCCTACTGGGCCAGTGCATCAAGGCACGCGCTATTTGTCTATTTTAAATTGCTGGCCTTGAAGTTTCTGTCAGACAGCCTTCCACGTTTACCGGTATGCGGAGCCCTGGCGTGTAGCAAGCTTTtttttgtctgttttccgAACGGATTTCGTGCCAAGGCTGCAGCTCGCAAGTTGGATTATCCAGACACACCCGCAAGTAAATCATCTGGCAATAAAGGACAGGAAATGAATCGAGTTTCTGTGCGTGTCAAACGTATCCACAAGTTTCTCCTGgagctgcgcgcctctcttgcctcgTGGTAGATGAGAATTTCAACCTACAGGATAGCCTACACTAGCACTGTATACCCTCAGAGGGCTCAAAGTGACATGGCGTTCCGCCTGGTTCTAAGGATCTGTGGTAGAACAGCATGTTTGCACCTGTGCGAGAAGCCGACTCAGACTTCTCACAGCACGTGCGCCGGGGAAACGAGATATTGGTCCCCCCAAACGATGTCTGTGTATGAAGCGTTTCTTCTCAAAGGGCTGCAGATTCAAAAGTCTGTCTGAGAGTCGCTCGACAGAACTCGAAGAATCGAGATCTGCAGGGGAGAATCTGAGCAACGCTTTCCGAAGCGGACTGGAAGCTACTTGGTCTCAGGCCCCCACCGATTCCTGTTTTCCTATTTCGAGGAGAATTCCTCGTATTCGTTATGAATTGAAGGAACGAGAGGGCGTTTTTCTTGTCGCGCAAATGGTAATTCCCGGGTTTTTCTCGAGCGGGGGAAaccgcttcgtcgccttgtTGTCTCATGCTCGGAATGTCGACGGGCAGAGGTCTGCCAAGACGATCCCCCACGGGTTGACGCAATAAGAGCGGCGAAACGATCGCAGTATTCTAACGATTCAGAACCAACAAAGGCGCAGCATGAGAAATCTGGGATGCGCCTGCAgactctctcgcctttttggTCACAcaagaaagcaaagaaaaCGTCCTTTCTTGCAAACGGAACATACTGAGCAAGCACGAGCCTGGCCGACAGAGAGTGCCACCGTATGTCGTTCGTCGCGGCAGGCTGCACGAAAAGCCTGCCTAGTTGTTTTACTCGTGCGTAGCTTGTTGCCACCAAAAATCAAGAAGCAAATCGCTGCTTCGAAAATCTGGCAGCGAGCTGTGTGCGCTTCACATTTCCCTCATTGCTTCTTCAACCGCCCGACGGAGGGGCACCATTCAGAAGCCTTCTTCTATTGAGTCGAGGCCGTGAGGTTTTTGTCATGTCATGTCTGTGATCTCGCCTGTCCTGACTGTTCTGACTCAAGTGAAGAGGGCGTCGAGTAGGACAAATAGTGCGAGAGGTAGCTCTGTGTCGCTTTAAACTGTCAGGACGTTGCTTTcccgtccgtttcttcgccgcaGAAAAACGATAGAGTCGAAAGGGCCGAACGCGCTCTGGATTCTTGTCAGGCTCGGACTGTTTTTGAGCGTTTGGTGTTTGCTCTTCGAGCGGGAATCCATAGAAGCACAAGCGCGTCAACCCTGACTTCCTTGTTTTCAAGCCGTTTTCCGCGGCCAT from Neospora caninum Liverpool complete genome, chromosome VIII includes the following:
- a CDS encoding Oocyst wall protein 6, related — encoded protein: MSFQCPPDYDLVFNKCQKKVIRPPMPSCPYGSYMNEDGNCISVDKVPAERTCPAGYQPYEKGCLRRDLIQAVPFCPTHAFQLFQHGSESECIKLTETEPLLTCKEGVFDATLALCVSHGAEDPAVSCPPGFELNAEQVPLQCERRLLVDPVPVCEEDWELSPDPATGILECISKRKPPPVLVCPDGDSRLVDEACVRETLSDPTPACPAGFVYSRWDDMCRRVQANAATPICREGWKFIKETGKCTLEEEPTYLCPGDTDEDLQTLQPESKDGGAQSWWPEKNGERAEQEEDSDPWKAAGAFTRGRVWDTGFRAMQQAAFSERRAPGMGNFETEGKARTVQGQAKECATVEVRPPELGCENGELVSLFALEEHRGTAAAHASPSRLPDNIHGFPSALSAEDLDTPSPVFEETRSSPSSDSGKGPARKQHFASPDTLAAEDLFSDAFPGSSPSTASSFDEGEQNSAFPSRLKMLNLRRPLGGLGRGSGSSGTEDERKEREQRDKRAKRDEVGEALASPDSAPPSAVEGETLEQRGEAKVSPETGRKRALSSPIGAPGPRRGGQVGDSDAGREARRLEASDEGAGQNSEPHESQTKRQERKWPPTLLDSPFQLSSSDRWKRSQPLKGSGSFVSHSRDGRSPSGTSTSSSSVSKTAEAHTPQAPLPLHRSPPPSRQLSSLFESPQKAAWVSPQGEALRERAGHAPFSSAFTKATESGLVCREHIVVAPTVLPGECSQNGSAPRGRGKEGLGAREECVEVRTKKPILRCPSGQVVDDLFFTPRCEQVDVEPVTLVCADGSPPSSPPHSAGPSSAAFGDARCMRKEFAPSVALCSEGSELQAATGKCVLTLKETPGWTCPTGYRLPERELPPQSAREIVAPHLGSRKGDSASPLVVGAPLPAVQAGFCERLEYANVQFICPVGFGREKDKKTKEWVCVADKAVPSTRLCASGFFLEGDVCVMHLTMAPSLVDQDGRPFPCVTRGDGTNSCGHAADWQGALGVPENEASGLKKTGKL